A section of the Harmonia axyridis chromosome 2, icHarAxyr1.1, whole genome shotgun sequence genome encodes:
- the LOC123672561 gene encoding phospholipid-transporting ATPase ABCA3-like isoform X2, protein MGNKNLYKPCIHGMSKRWDKFTLLMWKNWILQYRKPLQTVIEILAPVLFSILLVIVRNLVEPTHNPTLLFEPFCPTSPLKSDVFSFICDLKENTTSKRYNISGAGNFSTLAILYTPINDDTERIMQLSQFASLDTIGFNTSQELVDYYRTNQTILVGLEFGEMEEGKDINVKIRFPSELRVPQGAIGGPTDWKTNQLYPIYQMRGPRNPNATRGGDPGYANELFLAIQEFLTISMIYMHPNKTTSDVLSNFPYVHVRRFPYYQWEEDPLLQALQGFAGLVVMVSFCYTCTNLVKMITNEKEKQLKEAMKMMGLPNWLHWLAWFLKSFSFLSISVILITILLKVKWYSTSDFSVLTFSNPSIILTFFLLYVCSIITFCFAISVFFSKANTAATVSSVIWFLSYVPYLILRKQYDTLSLGEKLATSLGMNSAMAYGLQIMLMFEGSGEGSQWHNLFKAGSPDDTLTLGLVFVMLVIDTILYLLIALYFEAVIPGEYGLPKPWYFLFTKNFWCDETIIKGPAEDITTPEHLRGFFEKEPTNLHAGIQIRSLRKVFKGNVAVDNLALNMYENQITVLLGHNGAGKTTTMSMLTGMFPPTSGTAIINGFDIRTDMDGVRSSLGLCPQHNILFDELTVREHFYFYSKLKGKREEDIQAEVRKYLSLLELGPKADAKSSTLSGGMKRKLCVGIALCGNSKIVMLDEPTAGMDPSARRALWELIQSEKQGRTMLLTTHFMDEADLLGDRIAIMAGGRLKCCGSSFFLKKKYGAGYNLVMEKSPRCDPEEVKDLLKTYIPNIEIHSNVGSELNFLLPEDAVSVFEDMFRELERSQKELGVNSYGVSLTTLEEVFMKVGADHEGSARPESSENGISNGNHCKVSIGGNHFLTGYKLIKNQYLAMLMKKILSALRSWRLHLIVLAIPVFMIIVTMLLNKAQKQPELPPLSLNLEAYSKQRPTVLVESDGTTDYEGFFKGLSHVGNYRKVDDLTKEMLRLTKDNAPSVRSHYLTGASFQTVEEDAFFFSKKNRSVLTAWFNNDAYHTAPVALGMVLNSIYQKMVNSTSKINFLNHPLPFKLTTQFNKLSDGDSMGFNIAFNLGFSMTFVSSFFILFYIRERMTKSKHLQFVSGVKVFIYWTTSYVCDILTFTVIQIATIITLASFQEDGLKAPDDLARIFLLLFMFSYSVLPLMYAMSFFFEIPSTGYTRLSLFGVLAGDMAFLIIQLLKLPVLDLQPLANTLHWVFLIVPHYSLCTGVLNNYNIFAFNKYCSLYVKSCEIRNTTKACWDEVCSRFSDYCCKEHFQWTPPGLSANILYMFIFGTVIFVVIVMVDYKMFNLILEKLDRRKQKFPLSVPFEDSDVADEKERIRNCSELQLRQNHALVLKDVTRYYGRFLAVNGLCLGIKESECFGLLGINGAGKTTTFMMLTGDVKMTYGKAWVRGLSINSQLKQVQKLIGYCPQFDALLDDLTARESLTMFCLLRGIRKVDCAYIAEKLAKDFDFTKHLDKQVKELSGGNKRKLSTAIALIGDPPVLYLDEPTTGMDPATKRYLWNALCAVRDSGKCIVLTSHSMEECEALCTKIAIMVNGNFKCLGSTQHLKSKFAEGYTLTIKVRKADGSHGLEHAGTESIKSFVEKSFGRVQLREEHQELITYYILDTSMAWSTMFGILERGKKELNIEDYSLGQSSLEQVFLTFTKHQSHESPRHRGRIDDV, encoded by the exons ATGGGAAACAAGAATCTGTACAAACCGTGCATACATG gCATGTCCAAAAGATGGGACAAGTTCACGTTACTTATGTGGAAGAACTGGATACTGCAATACAGGAAACCTTTACAGACTGTGATAGAAATTTTAGCACccgtattattttcaatattgttaGTTATTGTAAGAAATTTAGTTGAACCAACGCACAATCCCACGTTGTTGTTCGAGCCATTTTGTCCAACGTCACCTTTGAAAAGCgatgttttttctttcatttgtgaCCTCAAAGAGAACACCACCTCCAAAAGATACAACATTTCAGGTGCAGGAAATTTCAG taCTTTAGCCATATTGTATACACCTATCAATGACGACACGGAAAGAATTATGCAACTTTCCCAGTTTGCCAGTTTAGACACTATAGGCTTCAATACTTCACAAGAACTAGTCGATTACTATAGAACGAATCAAACTATTCTGGTTGGATTAGAATTCGGTGAGATGGAAGAAGGAAAAGATATCAACGTGAAAATAAG ATTTCCTTCAGAGCTTAGAGTCCCTCAAGGAGCAATTGGTGGCCCCACAGActggaaaactaatcaattATACCCCATTTATCAAATGCGTGGACCCCGAAATCCCAACGCTACCAGAGGAGGTGACCCag GTTACGCTAATGAGCTGTTTTTGGCAATCCAGGAATTTCTAACGATAAGTATGATCTATATGCATCCGAATAAAACGACGTCGGACGTCTTGTCGAATTTCCCATATGTGCACGTGCGTCGCTTCCCCTACTACCAATGGGAAGAGGATCCCTTGCTGCAGGCTCTACAAGGGTTTGCCGGGCTGGTCGTCATGGTCAGCTTCTGCTACACCTGCACCAACCTGGTGAAAATGATAACCAACGAAAAAGAGAAACAACTCAAG GAAGCCATGAAGATGATGGGTCTTCCTAACTGGTTGCATTGGTTGGCCTGGTTTTTGAAGAGCTTCTCTTTCCTCAGCATCTCGGTGATACTGATCACGATCCTTTTGAAAGTGAAATGGTACTCAACGTCAGACTTCAGCGTGTTGACCTTCTCTAATCCATCTATTATCCTGACGTTTTTTCTTTTATACGTCTGCTCCATAATTACCTTCTGTTTTGCCATAAGCGTTTTCTTCTCCAAAG CTAATACTGCAGCAACAGTGAGCTCAGTCATATGGTTCTTATCCTACGTACCTTATTTGATACTTAGGAAGCAGTACGATACCTTGAGTCTTGGAGAGAAACTAGCCACGAGTTTAGGAATGAATTCTGCCATGGCTTACGGTTTGCAGATCATGCTGATGTTTGAAGGGTCAGGGGAAG GTAGTCAATGGCATAACCTCTTCAAAGCTGGATCGCCCGATGACACTCTAACTTTAGGACTGGTCTTCGTTATGTTGGTAATCGATACGATTCTGTATCTGCTCATCGCTCTCTATTTTGAAGCTGTTATCCCTGGGGAGTATGGTCTCCCCAAACCATGGTACTTCCTCTTCACCAAAAACTTTTGGTGTGACGAAACCATCATCAAAG GTCCAGCAGAAGACATCACGACTCCGGAACATCTCAGAGGCTTTTTCGAAAAGGAACCAACCAACCTGCATGCAGGCATCCAGATCAGGAGCCTGAGGAAGGTCTTCAAGGGTAACGTGGCGGTGGACAACCTCGCCCTCAACATGTACGAGAACCAGATCACCGTCCTATTGGGCCACAACGGTGCAGGCAAGACCACCACCATGTCCATGTTGACCGGTATGTTTCCCCCTACCAGCGGTACAGCCATTATCAACGGTTTCGACATCAGAACGGACATGGACGGTGTGAGATCCAGTCTAGGCTTGTGTCCTCAGCACAATATACTCTTCGACGAGCTGACGGTGAGGGAGCATTTCTATTTCTACAGCAAGCTGAAGGGCAAGAGGGAGGAGGATATCCAGGCTGAGGTCAGGAAATACTTGAGCCTTCTGGAACTCGGACCGAAG GCAGACGCTAAGTCTAGCACCTTATCAGGAGGAATGAAGAGAAAACTGTGCGTCGGCATAGCCCTTTGTGGTAACTCCAAGATTGTTATGCTGGACGAACCAACAGCTGGTATGGACCCTTCTGCTCGAAGAGCGCTCTGGGAGCTCATTCAATCGGAAAAACAAG GACGCACAATGTTGCTAACAACCCACTTCATGGACGAAGCGGATCTACTCGGAGACAGGATAGCCATCATGGCAGGCGGTAGGCTCAAATGTTGCGGTTCCAGTTTCTTCCTGAAGAAGAAGTACGGGGCAGGTTACAACCTGGTCATGGAGAAATCACCACGTTGCGATCCCGAAGAGGTCAAGGATCTCTTGAAGACTTACATTCCGAACATAGAG ATTCACAGCAACGTGGGCTCTGAACTGAACTTTCTGCTGCCTGAAGATGCCGTTTCTGTTTTCGAAGACATGTTCAGAGAGCTGGAAAGGAGTCAGAAGGAGCTAGGAGTTAACAGTTACGGTGTGTCGCTCACCACATTGGAGGAAGTGTTCATGAA GGTTGGAGCCGATCATGAAGGAAGTGCAAGACCTGAATCATCAGAAAATGGAATTTCCAATGGAAATCACTGCAAAG TTTCAATCGGCGGCAATCATTTTCTGACGGGTTATAAACTGATCAAAAACCAATACCTGGCCATGCTCATGAAGAAGATCCTATCGGCCCTCAGGTCTTGGCGTCTCCATCTCATAGTGCTCGCGATACCGGTGTTCATGATCATAGTGACCATGCTGTTGAACAAGGCTCAGAAACAGCCAGAACTGCCCCCATTGAGTCTCAATCTAGAGGCGTACAGCAAGCAGCGACCCACGGTCCTGGTGGAGAGCGATGGAACCACCGACTACGAGGGCTTCTTCAAGGGTCTGAGTCACGTGGGGAATTACAGGAAGGTTGACGATCTGACCAAAGAAATGTTGCGCTTG ACGAAGGATAATGCCCCCTCGGTGAGAAGTCACTATCTGACCGGTGCATCGTTCCAAACCGTCGAAGAAGATGCATTCTTCTTCAGCAAGAAGAATAGGTCTGTTCTGACAGCTTGGTTCAACAACGACGCCTACCATACAGCGCCTGTGGCTCTcggtatggttttgaactcgATTTATCAGAAAATGGTCAATAGCACGTCGAAAATTAACTTCTTGAACCACCCCCTACCTTTCAAATTGACCACTCAG TTCAACAAGTTAAGCGATGGCGATTCGATGGGTTTCAACATAGCCTTCAACCTGGGCTTCAGCATGACCTTCGTGTCGTCCTTCTTCATACTCTTCTACATCAGGGAGCGTATGACCAAGTCGAAGCATCTGCAGTTCGTCTCTGGCGTGAAGGTCTTCATCTACTGGACGACCTCTTACGTTTGCGACATCCTAACTTTCACTGTGATCCAGATAGCCACCATCATCACACTTGCCAGTTTTCAGGAAGATGGGTTGAAGGCGCCAGACGATCTTG CCAGAATATTCCTGCTGCTGTTCATGTTCTCGTACTCCGTCCTGCCACTGATGTACGCCATGTCCTTCTTCTTCGAGATACCGTCGACTGGCTACACCAGACTGAGTCTGTTCGGCGTGTTGGCCGGCGACATGGCCTTCCTCATCATCCAGTTGCTGAAGCTTCCGGTCTTGGACCTGCAGCCGCTTGCAAACACCCTCCACTGGGTATTCCTCATTGTGCCCCACTATTCCCTGTGCACTGGGGTCCTAAACAACTACAATATCTTCGCCTTCAACAAGTACTGCAGTTTATATGTAAAATCCTGCGAGATCAGGAACACGACCAAGGCTTGCTGGGATGAGGTTTGCTCCCGCTTCTCGGACTACTGCTGCA AGGAACACTTCCAATGGACCCCGCCAGGACTGTCGGCCAACATCCTCTACATGTTCATCTTCGGAACAGTCATCTTCGTCGTAATCGTCATGGTCGACTACAAGATGTTCAATCTGATATTGGAGAAACTCGACAGGAGGAAACAAAAGTTTCCTTTGTCCGTACCCTTCGAGGACAGCGACGTGGCTGACGAGAAAGAAAGGATAAGGAACTGCAGCGAGCTGCAACTGAGACAAAATCACGCCTTGGTGCTGAAAGACGTTACTAG ATACTACGGCAGATTCCTAGCAGTCAACGGCCTCTGTCTGGGCATCAAAGAATCAGAGTGCTTCGGCCTCCTGGGCATCAACGGCGCCGGCAAGACAACCACTTTCATGATGCTCACGGGTGACGTCAAGATGACGTACGGCAAGGCCTGGGTACGAGGGTTGAGCATCAACAGCCAGCTCAAACAGGTGCAGAAGCTGATCGGTTACTGTCCACAATTCGACGCACTTTTGGACGATCTGACTGCCAGAGAATCACTGACCATGTTCTGTCTCTTAAGGGGCATACGTAAGGTGGACTGTGCCTACATTGCGGAGAAGCTGGCGAAGGATTTCGACTTCACCAAGCATCTGGACAAGCAGGTGAAGGAGTTGAGCGGGGGTAACAAGAGGAAACTGAGCACTGCGATTGCCCTGATTGGCGATCCGCCGGTGTTGTACTTGGATGAACCAACTACAG GTATGGATCCCGCCACCAAGCGTTACCTCTGGAACGCACTGTGTGCAGTTAGGGACAGCGGAAAATGCATTGTTCTGACCTCCCACAGCATGGAGGAGTGCGAGGCGCTTTGCACGAAGATCGCCATCATGGTGAACGGCAACTTCAAGTGCCTAGGCTCCACCCAACACCTCAAGAGCAAGTTTGCCGAAGGGTACACGTTGACCATAAAGGTCAGAAAGGCGGACGGTAGCCACGGTTTAGAGCACGCTGGCACGGAATCCATCAAGAGCTTCGTCGAGAAGAGCTTTGGCAGGGTCCAGCTGAGGGAAGAGCACCAGGAGTTGATAACCTACTATATCTTGGACACCAGTATGGCCTGGTCCACCATGTTCGGAATACTGGAGAGGGGCAAGAAAGAGTTGAACATCGAGGATTACTCTTTGGGACAGTCCAGTTTGGAGCAA GTTTTCCTCACATTCACAAAACATCAAAGTCATGAAAGCCCACGTCATCGTGGACGCATCGATGATGTATAA
- the LOC123672561 gene encoding phospholipid-transporting ATPase ABCA3-like isoform X1 has protein sequence MTSRANYRYSVVQPVTQRKCMSKRWDKFTLLMWKNWILQYRKPLQTVIEILAPVLFSILLVIVRNLVEPTHNPTLLFEPFCPTSPLKSDVFSFICDLKENTTSKRYNISGAGNFSTLAILYTPINDDTERIMQLSQFASLDTIGFNTSQELVDYYRTNQTILVGLEFGEMEEGKDINVKIRFPSELRVPQGAIGGPTDWKTNQLYPIYQMRGPRNPNATRGGDPGYANELFLAIQEFLTISMIYMHPNKTTSDVLSNFPYVHVRRFPYYQWEEDPLLQALQGFAGLVVMVSFCYTCTNLVKMITNEKEKQLKEAMKMMGLPNWLHWLAWFLKSFSFLSISVILITILLKVKWYSTSDFSVLTFSNPSIILTFFLLYVCSIITFCFAISVFFSKANTAATVSSVIWFLSYVPYLILRKQYDTLSLGEKLATSLGMNSAMAYGLQIMLMFEGSGEGSQWHNLFKAGSPDDTLTLGLVFVMLVIDTILYLLIALYFEAVIPGEYGLPKPWYFLFTKNFWCDETIIKGPAEDITTPEHLRGFFEKEPTNLHAGIQIRSLRKVFKGNVAVDNLALNMYENQITVLLGHNGAGKTTTMSMLTGMFPPTSGTAIINGFDIRTDMDGVRSSLGLCPQHNILFDELTVREHFYFYSKLKGKREEDIQAEVRKYLSLLELGPKADAKSSTLSGGMKRKLCVGIALCGNSKIVMLDEPTAGMDPSARRALWELIQSEKQGRTMLLTTHFMDEADLLGDRIAIMAGGRLKCCGSSFFLKKKYGAGYNLVMEKSPRCDPEEVKDLLKTYIPNIEIHSNVGSELNFLLPEDAVSVFEDMFRELERSQKELGVNSYGVSLTTLEEVFMKVGADHEGSARPESSENGISNGNHCKVSIGGNHFLTGYKLIKNQYLAMLMKKILSALRSWRLHLIVLAIPVFMIIVTMLLNKAQKQPELPPLSLNLEAYSKQRPTVLVESDGTTDYEGFFKGLSHVGNYRKVDDLTKEMLRLTKDNAPSVRSHYLTGASFQTVEEDAFFFSKKNRSVLTAWFNNDAYHTAPVALGMVLNSIYQKMVNSTSKINFLNHPLPFKLTTQFNKLSDGDSMGFNIAFNLGFSMTFVSSFFILFYIRERMTKSKHLQFVSGVKVFIYWTTSYVCDILTFTVIQIATIITLASFQEDGLKAPDDLARIFLLLFMFSYSVLPLMYAMSFFFEIPSTGYTRLSLFGVLAGDMAFLIIQLLKLPVLDLQPLANTLHWVFLIVPHYSLCTGVLNNYNIFAFNKYCSLYVKSCEIRNTTKACWDEVCSRFSDYCCKEHFQWTPPGLSANILYMFIFGTVIFVVIVMVDYKMFNLILEKLDRRKQKFPLSVPFEDSDVADEKERIRNCSELQLRQNHALVLKDVTRYYGRFLAVNGLCLGIKESECFGLLGINGAGKTTTFMMLTGDVKMTYGKAWVRGLSINSQLKQVQKLIGYCPQFDALLDDLTARESLTMFCLLRGIRKVDCAYIAEKLAKDFDFTKHLDKQVKELSGGNKRKLSTAIALIGDPPVLYLDEPTTGMDPATKRYLWNALCAVRDSGKCIVLTSHSMEECEALCTKIAIMVNGNFKCLGSTQHLKSKFAEGYTLTIKVRKADGSHGLEHAGTESIKSFVEKSFGRVQLREEHQELITYYILDTSMAWSTMFGILERGKKELNIEDYSLGQSSLEQVFLTFTKHQSHESPRHRGRIDDV, from the exons ATGACATCTAGGGCTAATTATAGATACAGTGTTGTTCAACCTGTTACCCAAAGAAAAT gCATGTCCAAAAGATGGGACAAGTTCACGTTACTTATGTGGAAGAACTGGATACTGCAATACAGGAAACCTTTACAGACTGTGATAGAAATTTTAGCACccgtattattttcaatattgttaGTTATTGTAAGAAATTTAGTTGAACCAACGCACAATCCCACGTTGTTGTTCGAGCCATTTTGTCCAACGTCACCTTTGAAAAGCgatgttttttctttcatttgtgaCCTCAAAGAGAACACCACCTCCAAAAGATACAACATTTCAGGTGCAGGAAATTTCAG taCTTTAGCCATATTGTATACACCTATCAATGACGACACGGAAAGAATTATGCAACTTTCCCAGTTTGCCAGTTTAGACACTATAGGCTTCAATACTTCACAAGAACTAGTCGATTACTATAGAACGAATCAAACTATTCTGGTTGGATTAGAATTCGGTGAGATGGAAGAAGGAAAAGATATCAACGTGAAAATAAG ATTTCCTTCAGAGCTTAGAGTCCCTCAAGGAGCAATTGGTGGCCCCACAGActggaaaactaatcaattATACCCCATTTATCAAATGCGTGGACCCCGAAATCCCAACGCTACCAGAGGAGGTGACCCag GTTACGCTAATGAGCTGTTTTTGGCAATCCAGGAATTTCTAACGATAAGTATGATCTATATGCATCCGAATAAAACGACGTCGGACGTCTTGTCGAATTTCCCATATGTGCACGTGCGTCGCTTCCCCTACTACCAATGGGAAGAGGATCCCTTGCTGCAGGCTCTACAAGGGTTTGCCGGGCTGGTCGTCATGGTCAGCTTCTGCTACACCTGCACCAACCTGGTGAAAATGATAACCAACGAAAAAGAGAAACAACTCAAG GAAGCCATGAAGATGATGGGTCTTCCTAACTGGTTGCATTGGTTGGCCTGGTTTTTGAAGAGCTTCTCTTTCCTCAGCATCTCGGTGATACTGATCACGATCCTTTTGAAAGTGAAATGGTACTCAACGTCAGACTTCAGCGTGTTGACCTTCTCTAATCCATCTATTATCCTGACGTTTTTTCTTTTATACGTCTGCTCCATAATTACCTTCTGTTTTGCCATAAGCGTTTTCTTCTCCAAAG CTAATACTGCAGCAACAGTGAGCTCAGTCATATGGTTCTTATCCTACGTACCTTATTTGATACTTAGGAAGCAGTACGATACCTTGAGTCTTGGAGAGAAACTAGCCACGAGTTTAGGAATGAATTCTGCCATGGCTTACGGTTTGCAGATCATGCTGATGTTTGAAGGGTCAGGGGAAG GTAGTCAATGGCATAACCTCTTCAAAGCTGGATCGCCCGATGACACTCTAACTTTAGGACTGGTCTTCGTTATGTTGGTAATCGATACGATTCTGTATCTGCTCATCGCTCTCTATTTTGAAGCTGTTATCCCTGGGGAGTATGGTCTCCCCAAACCATGGTACTTCCTCTTCACCAAAAACTTTTGGTGTGACGAAACCATCATCAAAG GTCCAGCAGAAGACATCACGACTCCGGAACATCTCAGAGGCTTTTTCGAAAAGGAACCAACCAACCTGCATGCAGGCATCCAGATCAGGAGCCTGAGGAAGGTCTTCAAGGGTAACGTGGCGGTGGACAACCTCGCCCTCAACATGTACGAGAACCAGATCACCGTCCTATTGGGCCACAACGGTGCAGGCAAGACCACCACCATGTCCATGTTGACCGGTATGTTTCCCCCTACCAGCGGTACAGCCATTATCAACGGTTTCGACATCAGAACGGACATGGACGGTGTGAGATCCAGTCTAGGCTTGTGTCCTCAGCACAATATACTCTTCGACGAGCTGACGGTGAGGGAGCATTTCTATTTCTACAGCAAGCTGAAGGGCAAGAGGGAGGAGGATATCCAGGCTGAGGTCAGGAAATACTTGAGCCTTCTGGAACTCGGACCGAAG GCAGACGCTAAGTCTAGCACCTTATCAGGAGGAATGAAGAGAAAACTGTGCGTCGGCATAGCCCTTTGTGGTAACTCCAAGATTGTTATGCTGGACGAACCAACAGCTGGTATGGACCCTTCTGCTCGAAGAGCGCTCTGGGAGCTCATTCAATCGGAAAAACAAG GACGCACAATGTTGCTAACAACCCACTTCATGGACGAAGCGGATCTACTCGGAGACAGGATAGCCATCATGGCAGGCGGTAGGCTCAAATGTTGCGGTTCCAGTTTCTTCCTGAAGAAGAAGTACGGGGCAGGTTACAACCTGGTCATGGAGAAATCACCACGTTGCGATCCCGAAGAGGTCAAGGATCTCTTGAAGACTTACATTCCGAACATAGAG ATTCACAGCAACGTGGGCTCTGAACTGAACTTTCTGCTGCCTGAAGATGCCGTTTCTGTTTTCGAAGACATGTTCAGAGAGCTGGAAAGGAGTCAGAAGGAGCTAGGAGTTAACAGTTACGGTGTGTCGCTCACCACATTGGAGGAAGTGTTCATGAA GGTTGGAGCCGATCATGAAGGAAGTGCAAGACCTGAATCATCAGAAAATGGAATTTCCAATGGAAATCACTGCAAAG TTTCAATCGGCGGCAATCATTTTCTGACGGGTTATAAACTGATCAAAAACCAATACCTGGCCATGCTCATGAAGAAGATCCTATCGGCCCTCAGGTCTTGGCGTCTCCATCTCATAGTGCTCGCGATACCGGTGTTCATGATCATAGTGACCATGCTGTTGAACAAGGCTCAGAAACAGCCAGAACTGCCCCCATTGAGTCTCAATCTAGAGGCGTACAGCAAGCAGCGACCCACGGTCCTGGTGGAGAGCGATGGAACCACCGACTACGAGGGCTTCTTCAAGGGTCTGAGTCACGTGGGGAATTACAGGAAGGTTGACGATCTGACCAAAGAAATGTTGCGCTTG ACGAAGGATAATGCCCCCTCGGTGAGAAGTCACTATCTGACCGGTGCATCGTTCCAAACCGTCGAAGAAGATGCATTCTTCTTCAGCAAGAAGAATAGGTCTGTTCTGACAGCTTGGTTCAACAACGACGCCTACCATACAGCGCCTGTGGCTCTcggtatggttttgaactcgATTTATCAGAAAATGGTCAATAGCACGTCGAAAATTAACTTCTTGAACCACCCCCTACCTTTCAAATTGACCACTCAG TTCAACAAGTTAAGCGATGGCGATTCGATGGGTTTCAACATAGCCTTCAACCTGGGCTTCAGCATGACCTTCGTGTCGTCCTTCTTCATACTCTTCTACATCAGGGAGCGTATGACCAAGTCGAAGCATCTGCAGTTCGTCTCTGGCGTGAAGGTCTTCATCTACTGGACGACCTCTTACGTTTGCGACATCCTAACTTTCACTGTGATCCAGATAGCCACCATCATCACACTTGCCAGTTTTCAGGAAGATGGGTTGAAGGCGCCAGACGATCTTG CCAGAATATTCCTGCTGCTGTTCATGTTCTCGTACTCCGTCCTGCCACTGATGTACGCCATGTCCTTCTTCTTCGAGATACCGTCGACTGGCTACACCAGACTGAGTCTGTTCGGCGTGTTGGCCGGCGACATGGCCTTCCTCATCATCCAGTTGCTGAAGCTTCCGGTCTTGGACCTGCAGCCGCTTGCAAACACCCTCCACTGGGTATTCCTCATTGTGCCCCACTATTCCCTGTGCACTGGGGTCCTAAACAACTACAATATCTTCGCCTTCAACAAGTACTGCAGTTTATATGTAAAATCCTGCGAGATCAGGAACACGACCAAGGCTTGCTGGGATGAGGTTTGCTCCCGCTTCTCGGACTACTGCTGCA AGGAACACTTCCAATGGACCCCGCCAGGACTGTCGGCCAACATCCTCTACATGTTCATCTTCGGAACAGTCATCTTCGTCGTAATCGTCATGGTCGACTACAAGATGTTCAATCTGATATTGGAGAAACTCGACAGGAGGAAACAAAAGTTTCCTTTGTCCGTACCCTTCGAGGACAGCGACGTGGCTGACGAGAAAGAAAGGATAAGGAACTGCAGCGAGCTGCAACTGAGACAAAATCACGCCTTGGTGCTGAAAGACGTTACTAG ATACTACGGCAGATTCCTAGCAGTCAACGGCCTCTGTCTGGGCATCAAAGAATCAGAGTGCTTCGGCCTCCTGGGCATCAACGGCGCCGGCAAGACAACCACTTTCATGATGCTCACGGGTGACGTCAAGATGACGTACGGCAAGGCCTGGGTACGAGGGTTGAGCATCAACAGCCAGCTCAAACAGGTGCAGAAGCTGATCGGTTACTGTCCACAATTCGACGCACTTTTGGACGATCTGACTGCCAGAGAATCACTGACCATGTTCTGTCTCTTAAGGGGCATACGTAAGGTGGACTGTGCCTACATTGCGGAGAAGCTGGCGAAGGATTTCGACTTCACCAAGCATCTGGACAAGCAGGTGAAGGAGTTGAGCGGGGGTAACAAGAGGAAACTGAGCACTGCGATTGCCCTGATTGGCGATCCGCCGGTGTTGTACTTGGATGAACCAACTACAG GTATGGATCCCGCCACCAAGCGTTACCTCTGGAACGCACTGTGTGCAGTTAGGGACAGCGGAAAATGCATTGTTCTGACCTCCCACAGCATGGAGGAGTGCGAGGCGCTTTGCACGAAGATCGCCATCATGGTGAACGGCAACTTCAAGTGCCTAGGCTCCACCCAACACCTCAAGAGCAAGTTTGCCGAAGGGTACACGTTGACCATAAAGGTCAGAAAGGCGGACGGTAGCCACGGTTTAGAGCACGCTGGCACGGAATCCATCAAGAGCTTCGTCGAGAAGAGCTTTGGCAGGGTCCAGCTGAGGGAAGAGCACCAGGAGTTGATAACCTACTATATCTTGGACACCAGTATGGCCTGGTCCACCATGTTCGGAATACTGGAGAGGGGCAAGAAAGAGTTGAACATCGAGGATTACTCTTTGGGACAGTCCAGTTTGGAGCAA GTTTTCCTCACATTCACAAAACATCAAAGTCATGAAAGCCCACGTCATCGTGGACGCATCGATGATGTATAA